One genomic segment of Ricinus communis isolate WT05 ecotype wild-type chromosome 3, ASM1957865v1, whole genome shotgun sequence includes these proteins:
- the LOC8265927 gene encoding serine carboxypeptidase II-2 produces the protein MVSPKWEMGLLQLFITIFLLFSVNLYVGASVFESTLTDPVAQQGLDRVLELPGQTFNISFAHYSGYVTVNQESGRNLFYWFMEAVEDPDSKPLILWLNGGPGCSSIAYGEAEEIGPFHIQRDGKTLYLNPYSWNQVANLLFVDSPVGVGFSYSNTSSDLLNNGDKRTAADSLAFLLKWFERFPQFKGRDFYITGESYAGHYVPQLSQAIVRYNKATKGKAINLKGYMVGNALTDDYHDHLGIFEFMWAAGLISDQTYKKLNLFCDFQSFIHSSDSCDKILDIASEELGNIDPYSIYTPPCTANVSGSNRLLKKMHKVGRVYEKYDPCTEAHSTVYFNLPEVQKALHVSKEFAPSKWETCSDLVNNNWKDSPRTVLDIYHELIHSGIRIWVFSGDTDAVIPVTSTRYSIDALKLRTTKPWHAWYDDRQVGGWTQEYAGLAFVVVRGAGHEVPLHRPKLALTLIKAFLSGTSMPTLEPVSSS, from the exons ATGGTCAGTCCCAAGTGGGAAATGGGTCTTCTTCAACTTTTCATAACCATCTTCTTATTATTCTCAGTCAATCTTTATGTGGGTGCTAGTGTTTTTGAATCAACTTTGACTGACCCAGTTGCCCAACAAGGACTAGACAGGGTTCTTGAGCTTCCAGGTCAAACCTTCAACATTAGCTTTGCACACTACTCAGGGTACGTCACTGTTAATCAAGAATCTGGAAGGAATCTCTTTTATTGGTTCATGGAGGCTGTTGAGGATCCTGATTCTAAGCCCCTCATTCTTTGGCTCAATGGAG GACCTGGATGTTCCTCCATTGCTTATGGAGAGGCAGAGGAGATAGGTCCATTTCATATCCAGAGAGATGGGAAGACCCTTTATTTGAATCCATATTCTTGGAATCAAG TTGCAAACCTACTGTTTGTTGACTCCCCTGTTGGAGTTGGGTTTTCATACTCAAATACTTCATCTGATTTGCTGAACAATGGCGATAAAAGGACTG CTGCAGACTCACTTGCGTTTTTGCTAAAGTGGTTTGAGCGCTTCCCGCAATTTAAAGGAAGGGACTTCTATATCACAGGGGAGAGCTATGCAG GACATTATGTTCCTCAGCTAAGCCAAGCCATTGTAAGGTATAACAAAGCAACAAAAGGGAAGGCAATTAATCTGAAGGGTTACATG GTGGGAAATGCTCTTACCGATGATTACCATGACCACTTGGGGATTTTTGAGTTTATGTGGGCAGCTGGTTTGATTTCTGATCAAACATACAAGAAACTTAATCTTTTCTGCGATTTCCAATCCTTTATCCACTCTTCAGATTCTTGTGATAAGATTTTAGACATTGCCAGCGAAGAACTTGGAAACATTGACCCATATAGCATATACACTCCTCCCTGCACTGCCAATGTAAGCGGGTCAAATCGGTTGCTCAAAAAGATGCAT AAGGTTGGTCGTGTCTATGAAAAGTACGATCCATGCACTGAAGCACACTCAACCGTCTACTTCAATCTGCCAGAGGTTCAGAAGGCTCTACATGTTTCAAAAGAATTTGCACCATCTAAGTGGGAAACTTGCAG TGATCTTGTAAATAATAACTGGAAGGATTCACCTAGGACAGTGCTGGACATTTATCACGAGCTCATACATTCTGGAATCCGTATATGGGTATTCAG TGGTGATACGGATGCTGTTATCCCAGTAACATCCACTCGGTACAGTATAGATGCTCTCAAACTTCGAACAACAAAGCCTTGGCATGCTTGGTATGATGATCGACAG GTGGGTGGATGGACCCAAGAGTATGCTGGACTTGCATTTGTCGTGGTGAGGGGAGCAGGGCATGAAGTCCCTCTTCATAGACCTAAACTTGCTCTTACACTCATCAAAGCTTTCTTATCAGGAACATCAATGCCAACCCTTGAGCCAGTCAGTTCCTCTTGA